From Macaca fascicularis isolate 582-1 chromosome 14, T2T-MFA8v1.1, a single genomic window includes:
- the RASGRP2 gene encoding RAS guanyl-releasing protein 2 isoform X1 yields MAGTLDLDKGCTVEELLRGCIEAFDDSGKVRDPQLVRMFLMMHPWYIPSSQLAAKLLHIYQQSRKDNSNSLQVKTCHLVRYWISAFPAEFDLNPELAEQIKELKALLDQEGNRRHSSLIDIDSVPTYKWKRQVTQRNPVGQKKRKMSLLFDHLEPMELAEHLTYLEYRSFCKILFQDYHSFVTHGCTVDNPVLERFISLFNSVSQWVQLMILSKPTAPQRALVITHFVHVAEKLLQLQNFNTLMAVVGGLSHSSISRLKETHSHVSPETIKLWEGLTELVTATGNYGNYRRRLAACVGFRFPILGVHLKDLVALQLALPDWLDPARTRLNGAKMKQLFSILEELAMVTSLRPPVQANPDLLSLLTVSLDQYQTEDELYQLSLQREPRSKSSPTSPTSCTPPPRPPVLEEWTSAAKPKLDQALVVEHIEKMVESVFRNFDVDGDGHISQEEFQIIRGNFPYLSAFGDLDQNQDGCISREEMVSYFLRSSSVLGGRMGFVHNFQESNSLRPVACRHCKALILGIYKQGLKCRACGVNCHKQCKDRLSVECRRRAQSVSLEGSAPSPSPTHSHHHRAFSFSLPRPGRRGSRPPAEIREEEVQTVEDGVFDIHL; encoded by the exons ATGGCGGGCACTCTGGACCTGGACAAGGGCTGCACGGTGGAGGAGCTGCTCCGCGGGTGCATCGAAGCCTTCG ATGACTCCGGGAAGGTACGGGACCCGCAGCTGGTGCGCATGTTCCTCATGATGCACCCCTGGTACATCCCCTCCTCTCAGCTGGCGGCCAAGCTGCTCCACAT CTACCAACAATCCCGGAAAGACAACTCCAATTCCCTGCAGGTGAAAACGTGCCACCTGGTCAG GTACTGGATCTCTGCCTTCCCGGCGGAGTTTGACTTGAACCCGGAGCTGGCTGAGCAGATCAAGGAGCTGAAGGCTCTGCTAGACCAAGAAGGGAACCGGCGGCACAGCAGCCTCATCGACATAGACAGCGT CCCTACCTACAAGTGGAAGCGGCAGGTGACTCAGCGGAACCCTGTGGGACAGAAAAAGCGCAAGATGTCCTTGTTGTTTGACCACCTGGAGCCCATGGAGCTGGCGGAGCATCTCACCTACTTGGAGTATCGCTCCTTCTGCAAGATCCTG TTTCAGGACTATCACAGTTTTGTGACTCACGGCTGCACTGTGGACAACCCCGTCCTGGAGCGGTTCATCTCCCTCTTCAACAGCGTCTCGCAGTGGGTGCAGCTCATGATCCTCAGCAAACCTACAGCCCCGCAGCGGGCCCTGGTCATCACACACTTTGTCCACGTGGCAGAG AAGTTGCTGCAGCTGCAGAACTTCAACACGCTGATGGCAGTGGTCGGGGGCCTGAGCCACAGCTCCATCTCCCGCCTCAAGGAGACCCACAGCCACGTTAGCCCTGAGACCATCAAG CTCTGGGAGGGTCTCACAGAACTAGTGACGGCGACAGGCAACTATGGCAACTACCGGCGCCGGCTGGCAGCCTGTGTGGGCTTCCGCTTCCCTATCCTGGGTGTGCACCTCAAGGACCTGGTGGCCTTGCAGCTGGCACTGCCTGACTGGCTGGACCCAGCCCGGACCCGGCTCAACGGGGCCAAGATGAAGCAGCTCTTTAGCATCCTGGAGGAGCTGGCCATGGTGACCAGCCTGCGGCCACCAGTACAGGCCAACCCCGACCTGCTGAGCCTGCTCACG GTGTCTCTGGATCAGTATCAGACGGAGGATGAGCTGTACCAACTGTCCCTGCAGCGGGAGCCGCGCTCCAAGTCCTCG CCAACCAGCCCCACGAGTTGCACCCCACCACCTCGGCCCCCGGTGCTGGAGGAGTGGACCTCGGCTGCCAAACCTAAGCTGGATCAGGCCCTCGTGGTGGAGCACATCGAGAAGATGGTGGAG TCTGTGTTCCGGAACTTTGACGTCGATGGGGATGGCCACATCTCACAGGAAGAATTCCAGATCATCCGTGGGAACTTCCCTTACCTCAGCGCCTTTGGGGACCTCGACCAGAACCA GGATGGCTGCATCAGCAGGGAGGAGATGGTGTCCTATTTCCTGCGCTCCAGCTCTGTGCTGGGGGGCCGCATGGGCTTCGTACACAACTTCCAGGAGAGCAACTCCTTGCGCCCGGTCGCCTGCCGCCACTGCAAAGCCCTG ATCCTGGGCATCTACAAGCAGGGCCTCAAATGCCGAG CCTGTGGTGTGAACTGCCACAAGCAGTGCAAGGATCGCCTGTCAGTTGAGTGTCGGCGCAGGGCCCAGAGTGTAAGCCTGGAGGGGTCtgcaccctcaccctcacccacaCACAGCCACCATCACCGCGCCTTCAGCTTCTCCCTGCCCCGCCCTGGCAGGCGAGGCTCCAGACCTCCAG CAGAGATCCGTGAGGAGGAGGTACAGACCGTGGAGGATGGGGTTTTTGACATCCACTTGTAA
- the PYGM gene encoding glycogen phosphorylase, muscle form, whose protein sequence is MSRPLSDQEKRKQISVRGLAGVENVTELKKNFNRHLHFTLVKDRNVATPRDYYFALAHTVRDHLVGRWIRTQQHYYEKDPKRIYYLSLEFYMGRTLQNTMVNLALENACDEATYQLGLDMEELEEIEEDAGLGNGGLGRLAACFLDSMATLGLAAYGYGIRYEFGIFNQKISGGWQMEEADDWLRYGNPWEKARPEFTLPVHFYGHVEHTSQGAKWVDTQVVLAMPYDTPVPGYRNNVVNTMRLWSAKAPNDFNLKDFNVGGYIQAVLDRNLAENISRVLYPNDNFFEGKELRLKQEYFVVAATLQDIIRRFKSSKFGCRDPVRTNFDAFPDKVAIQLNDTHPSLAIPELMRILVDLERMDWDKAWDVTVRTCAYTNHTVLPEALERWPVHLLETLLPRHLQIIYEINQRFLNRVAATFPGDVDRLRRMSLVEEGAVKRINMAHLCIAGSHAVNGVARIHSEILKKTIFKDFYELEPHKFQNKTNGITPRRWLVLCNPGLAEVIAERIGEDFISDLDQLRKLLSFVDDEAFIRDVAKVKQENKLKFAAYLEREYKVHINPNSLFDIQVKRIHEYKRQLLNCLHVITLYNRIKREPNKFFVPRTVMIGGKAAPGYHMAKMIIRLITAIGDVVNHDPTVGDRLRVIFLENYRVSLAEKVIPAADLSEQISTAGTEASGTGNMKFMLNGALTIGTMDGANVEMAEEAGEENFFIFGMRVEDVDKLDQRGYNAQEYYDRIPELRQVIEQLSSGFFSPKQPDLFKDIVNMLMHHDRFKVFADYEDYIKCQEKVSALYKNPREWTRMVIRNIATSGKFSSDRTIAQYAREIWGVEPSRQRLPAPDEAI, encoded by the exons ATGTCCCGGCCCCTGTCAGAccaggagaaaagaaagcaaatcagtgTGCGTGGCCTGGCCGGCGTGGAGAATGTGACTGAGCTGAAAAAGAACTTCAACCGGCACCTGCATTTCACACTCGTAAAGGACCGCAATGTGGCCACCCCACGAGACTACTACTTTGCGCTGGCCCATACCGTGCGCGACCACCTCGTGGGGCGCTGGATCCGCACGCAGCAACACTACTACGAGAAGGACCCCAAG AGGATCTACTACCTGTCTTTGGAATTCTACATGGGACGGACGCTACAGAACACCATGGTGAACCTGGCCTTAGAGAATGCCTGTGACGAGGCCACCTACCAG CTGGGCCTGGACATGGAGGAGCTGGAGGAAATTGAGGAGGATGCGGGGCTGGGCAATGGGGGCCTGGGCCGGCTGGCAG CCTGCTTTCTCGACTCCATGGCAACACTGGGCCTGGCCGCTTATGGCTACGGGATTCGCTATGAGTTTGGGATTTTTAACCAGAAGATCTCCGGGGGCTGGCAG ATGGAGGAGGCTGATGACTGGCTTCGCTACGGCAACCCCTGGGAGAAGGCCCGCCCCGAGTTCACACTACCTGTGCACTTCTACGGCCATGTGGAGCACACCAGCCAGGGTGCCAAGTGGGTGGACACACAG GTGGTACTGGCCATGCCCTACGATACGCCCGTGCCCGGCTATCGCAACAACGTCGTCAACACCATGCGCCTCTGGTCTGCCAAGGCTCCCAATGACTTCAACCTCAAGGACT TCAACGTCGGTGGCTACATCCAGGCTGTGTTGGACCGAAACCTGGCAGAGAACATCTCTCGTGTCTTGTACCCCAATGATAAT TTCTTCGAAGGGAAGGAGCTGCGGCTGAAGCAGGAGTATTTCGTGGTGGCCGCCACCCTCCAGGATATCATCCGTCGCTTCAAGTCCTCCAAGTTCGGCTGCCGCGATCCCGTGCGCACGAACTTCGATGCCTTCCCAGATAAG GTGGCCATCCAGCTCAATGACACCCACCCCTCCCTGGCCATCCCCGAGCTGATGAGGATCCTGGTGGACCTGGAGCGGATGGACTGGGATAAG gcatgggaTGTGACAGTGAGGACCTGTGCCTACACCAACCACACGGTGCTGCCTGAGGCCCTGGAGCGCTGGCCGGTGCACCTCTTGGAGACGCTGCTGCCGCGGCACCTCCAGATCATCTACGAGATCAACCAGCGCTTCCTCAAC CGGGTGGCAGCCACATTCCCAGGGGACGTAGACAGGCTGCGGCGCATGTCGCTGGTGGAGGAGGGCGCAGTGAAGCGCATCAACATGGCACACCTGTGCATCGCGGGTTCGCACGCTGTCAACGGCGTGGCGCGCATCCACTCCGAGATCCTCAAGAAGACCAT CTTCAAAGACTTCTATGAGCTGGAGCCTCATAAGTTCCAGAATAAGACCAACGGCATCACCCCTCGGCGCTGGCTGGTTCTGTGTAACCCCGGGCTGGCAGAGGTCATTGCTGAG CGCATTGGGGAGGACTTCATCTCCGACCTGGACCAGCTGCGCAAATTGCTCTCCTTTGTGGATGATGAAGCTTTCATTCGGGATGTGGCCAAAGTGAAGCAG GAAAACAAGTTGAAGTTTGCCGCCTACCTAGAGAGGGAATACAAAGTCCACATCAACCCCAACTCACTCTTCGACATCCAGGTGAAGCGGATTCACGAATATAAACGACAGCTCCTCAACTGCCTCCATGTCATCACCCTGTATAATC GCATCAAGAGGGAGCCCAATAAGTTTTTTGTGCCTCGGACTGTGATGATTGGAGGGAAG GCTGCACCTGGGTACCACATGGCCAAGATGATCATCAGACTCATCACAGCCATTGGGGATGTGGTCAACCATGACCCGACAGTGGGTGACCGCCTCCGTGTCATCTTCCTGGAGAACTACCGAGTCTCACTGGCCGAGAAAG TGATCCCAGCTGCAGACCTCTCTGAGCAGATCTCCACTGCGGGCACTGAGGCCTCAGGCACCGGCAACATGAAGTTCATGCTCAACGGGGCTCTGACCATTGGCACCATGGACGGGGCCAATGTGGAGATGGCAGAAGAGGCTGGAGAGGAAAACTTCTTCATCTTTGGCATGCGGGTGGAGGATGTGGATAAGCTTGACCAAAGAGG GTACAATGCCCAGGAGTACTATGACCGCATTCCTGAGCTTCGGCAGGTCATTGAGCAGCTGAGCAGTGGCTTCTTCTCCCCCAAACAGCCCGACCTGTTCAAGGACATTGTCAATATGCTTATGCACCATGACCG GTTTAAAGTCTTCGCAGATTATGAAGACTACATTAAATGCCAGGAGAAAGTCAGTGCCTTGTACAAG AACCCAAGAGAGTGGACGCGGATGGTGATCCGGAACATAGCCACCTCTGGCAAGTTCTCCAGTGACCGCACCATTGCCCAGTATGCCCGGGAGATCTGGGGTGTGGAGCCTTCCCGCCAGCGCCTGCCAGCCCCGGATGAGGCCATCTGA
- the RASGRP2 gene encoding RAS guanyl-releasing protein 2 isoform X2 produces the protein MAGTLDLDKGCTVEELLRGCIEAFDDSGKVRDPQLVRMFLMMHPWYIPSSQLAAKLLHIYQQSRKDNSNSLQVKTCHLVRYWISAFPAEFDLNPELAEQIKELKALLDQEGNRRHSSLIDIDSVPTYKWKRQVTQRNPVGQKKRKMSLLFDHLEPMELAEHLTYLEYRSFCKILFQDYHSFVTHGCTVDNPVLERFISLFNSVSQWVQLMILSKPTAPQRALVITHFVHVAEKLLQLQNFNTLMAVVGGLSHSSISRLKETHSHVSPETIKLWEGLTELVTATGNYGNYRRRLAACVGFRFPILGVHLKDLVALQLALPDWLDPARTRLNGAKMKQLFSILEELAMVTSLRPPVQANPDLLSLLTVSLDQYQTEDELYQLSLQREPRSKSSPTSPTSCTPPPRPPVLEEWTSAAKPKLDQALVVEHIEKMVESVFRNFDVDGDGHISQEEFQIIRGNFPYLSAFGDLDQNQDGCISREEMVSYFLRSSSVLGGRMGFVHNFQESNSLRPVACRHCKALILGIYKQGLKCRACGVNCHKQCKDRLSVECRRRAQSVSLEGSAPSPSPTHSHHHRAFSFSLPRPGRRGSRPPEIREEEVQTVEDGVFDIHL, from the exons ATGGCGGGCACTCTGGACCTGGACAAGGGCTGCACGGTGGAGGAGCTGCTCCGCGGGTGCATCGAAGCCTTCG ATGACTCCGGGAAGGTACGGGACCCGCAGCTGGTGCGCATGTTCCTCATGATGCACCCCTGGTACATCCCCTCCTCTCAGCTGGCGGCCAAGCTGCTCCACAT CTACCAACAATCCCGGAAAGACAACTCCAATTCCCTGCAGGTGAAAACGTGCCACCTGGTCAG GTACTGGATCTCTGCCTTCCCGGCGGAGTTTGACTTGAACCCGGAGCTGGCTGAGCAGATCAAGGAGCTGAAGGCTCTGCTAGACCAAGAAGGGAACCGGCGGCACAGCAGCCTCATCGACATAGACAGCGT CCCTACCTACAAGTGGAAGCGGCAGGTGACTCAGCGGAACCCTGTGGGACAGAAAAAGCGCAAGATGTCCTTGTTGTTTGACCACCTGGAGCCCATGGAGCTGGCGGAGCATCTCACCTACTTGGAGTATCGCTCCTTCTGCAAGATCCTG TTTCAGGACTATCACAGTTTTGTGACTCACGGCTGCACTGTGGACAACCCCGTCCTGGAGCGGTTCATCTCCCTCTTCAACAGCGTCTCGCAGTGGGTGCAGCTCATGATCCTCAGCAAACCTACAGCCCCGCAGCGGGCCCTGGTCATCACACACTTTGTCCACGTGGCAGAG AAGTTGCTGCAGCTGCAGAACTTCAACACGCTGATGGCAGTGGTCGGGGGCCTGAGCCACAGCTCCATCTCCCGCCTCAAGGAGACCCACAGCCACGTTAGCCCTGAGACCATCAAG CTCTGGGAGGGTCTCACAGAACTAGTGACGGCGACAGGCAACTATGGCAACTACCGGCGCCGGCTGGCAGCCTGTGTGGGCTTCCGCTTCCCTATCCTGGGTGTGCACCTCAAGGACCTGGTGGCCTTGCAGCTGGCACTGCCTGACTGGCTGGACCCAGCCCGGACCCGGCTCAACGGGGCCAAGATGAAGCAGCTCTTTAGCATCCTGGAGGAGCTGGCCATGGTGACCAGCCTGCGGCCACCAGTACAGGCCAACCCCGACCTGCTGAGCCTGCTCACG GTGTCTCTGGATCAGTATCAGACGGAGGATGAGCTGTACCAACTGTCCCTGCAGCGGGAGCCGCGCTCCAAGTCCTCG CCAACCAGCCCCACGAGTTGCACCCCACCACCTCGGCCCCCGGTGCTGGAGGAGTGGACCTCGGCTGCCAAACCTAAGCTGGATCAGGCCCTCGTGGTGGAGCACATCGAGAAGATGGTGGAG TCTGTGTTCCGGAACTTTGACGTCGATGGGGATGGCCACATCTCACAGGAAGAATTCCAGATCATCCGTGGGAACTTCCCTTACCTCAGCGCCTTTGGGGACCTCGACCAGAACCA GGATGGCTGCATCAGCAGGGAGGAGATGGTGTCCTATTTCCTGCGCTCCAGCTCTGTGCTGGGGGGCCGCATGGGCTTCGTACACAACTTCCAGGAGAGCAACTCCTTGCGCCCGGTCGCCTGCCGCCACTGCAAAGCCCTG ATCCTGGGCATCTACAAGCAGGGCCTCAAATGCCGAG CCTGTGGTGTGAACTGCCACAAGCAGTGCAAGGATCGCCTGTCAGTTGAGTGTCGGCGCAGGGCCCAGAGTGTAAGCCTGGAGGGGTCtgcaccctcaccctcacccacaCACAGCCACCATCACCGCGCCTTCAGCTTCTCCCTGCCCCGCCCTGGCAGGCGAGGCTCCAGACCTCCAG AGATCCGTGAGGAGGAGGTACAGACCGTGGAGGATGGGGTTTTTGACATCCACTTGTAA